A genomic window from Plasmodium reichenowi strain SY57 chromosome 6, whole genome shotgun sequence includes:
- a CDS encoding hypothetical protein (conserved Plasmodium protein, unknown function), translated as MNDKSLFTVPRYLPDVDLNKDEYINKKKKNVVEDEINKKNKEISVSKPKDVTEYNEIDEESDEIIYHEKLDTDEQIWYANLIKNKKSDSKIKSSDNELGEENEEEENVIICTDSILKNIYPFFKTEEDVTYGRQKKELKKFIKNAS; from the coding sequence atgaATGACAAATCGCTTTTTACCGTTCCACGTTATTTGCCTGATGTAGATTTAAACAAggatgaatatattaataaaaaaaaaaaaaatgtggtagaagatgaaataaataaaaagaataaagaGATTTCTGTAAGTAAACCAAAGGATGTAACAgaatataatgaaattGATGAAGAAAGTGATGAGATTATATATCATGAGAAATTAGACACAGACGAACAAATATGGTATGCCaatttaataaagaataaaaaaagtgatagcaaaataaaaagttcAGATAATGAACTAGGGGAAGAGAAcgaagaagaagaaaatgttattatttgtaccgattcaatattaaaaaatatttatccattttttaaaactgAAGAAGATGTAACTTATGGTCGGCAAAAAAAAGAGttgaaaaaatttattaaaaatgcctcttaa
- a CDS encoding 60S ribosomal protein L19, putative, protein MSLTLQKRLAASVLKCGKNKIWMDPNEISEISLANSRFSIRKLYKEGLILKKPQKVHSRARVRLYKLAKRKGRHMGIGKRKGTKNARTNQKTLWIKRQRVLRRLLKRLRDSKKVDRHLYHSFYLKCKGNQFKNKRTLIEAIQREKNETLKKKAIADQLEAKRLKAQVLRNKRKLKKDKEVVA, encoded by the exons ATG TCACTCACATTACAAAAAAGATTAGCAGCTTCTGTTTTAAAATGTGgaaagaataaaatatggaTGGATCCAAATGAAATTAGCGAAATTTCATTAGCTAATTCAA GGTTTAGCataagaaaattatataaagaagGATTGATTTTAAAAAAGCCCCAAAAAGTTCATAGCAGAGCTAGGGTTAGATTATATAAGCTAGCCAAAAGAAAAGGTAGACATATGGGTATCGGTAAAAGAAAGGGTACCAAAAACGCAAGAACAAATCAAAAAACATTATGGATAAAGAGACAACGTGTTCTTAGAAgattattaaaaagattAAGAGACTCCAAAAAGGTAGATAGACATTTATATCACTccttttatttaaaatgtaAGGGAAAccaatttaaaaataaaagaacTTTAATTGAAGCCATCcaaagagaaaaaaatgaaacaCTCAAAAAGAAAGCTATAGCAGATCAATTAGAAGCCAAGAGATTGAAGGCTCAAGTTTTAAGAAATAAGagaaaattaaagaaaGATAAAGAAGTTGTAGCATAA
- a CDS encoding hypothetical protein (conserved Plasmodium protein, unknown function), with amino-acid sequence MIKKKENENFSLPIEENIKTYVYCKNNNFHNLLGLYIEKKMFYMNIMLSIEYNEEKKKIRKKEKMDTQNINKFRLYYIHNDKKIFTDEKVEDSYIYENKNMCDDKEENINNILIQNIPLLWNLNFLFFFKIYIHNVLSNVHICIDDKPNETFFEFYYIFKNKKKKIYLDNSDDNMTDIYCDVSEESGDSDYNYFYERANEFNYLEDEEIIDDNDDERKNLLLQGNNNNNNNNNISYNNNNNNISYNNNNISYNNNNISYNNNISYNNEYNTNHTEDKYNNQMCYIKKNSYKKKSLSSIHKNNYSNDFNQITFEKKNSNISFDEDKKKKKEKKFKKYLCQCCKHKINHNVLFNINNVCLLQMFFSNLTKKELFFWASLKYYLEHFLGNIKSYPFYKGYSNFVQTPFIETNTIINVQKNILHHNHLYFLITKRKKKYILLLKKENKTIKCLFEHSLNSLRISIKYIFTPNNYKNEKKNNNNNNNNNNNNNNNNNNNNNNNNNNNNNNNNNNNNNNSYNNSYNNSYNHFSSILSRLIKKYKKFINKFIFSNTCDEQHNLQCDNSSYYKSIHNHLNPIVLKNKSEENYDFSILIHNVHIEIYGYIYMRNYIFFLIIMIEIYLFIYFNQIGYTYTNNTNIFLEQLLKNLFT; translated from the coding sequence atgataaaaaaaaaggaaaatgaaaatttcTCTCTTCCAATAgaggaaaatataaaaacttATGTGtattgtaaaaataataatttccATAATTTGTTAGGgttatatatagaaaagaaaatgttCTACATGAATATCATGTTGAGCATAGaatataatgaagaaaaaaaaaaaattcggaaaaaagaaaaaatggatacacaaaatataaataaatttagattgtattatatacataacgataaaaaaatattcacGGATGAAAAGGTTGAAGatagttatatatatgaaaataaaaatatgtgtgatgataaagaagaaaatataaacaatatattaatacaaaatattcCTTTATTATGGAATTTGAactttttgtttttttttaaaatatatattcataatgTTTTAAGCAATGTTCATATATGTATAGATGATAAACCGAATGAAACATTTTTTGagttttattatatttttaaaaataaaaaaaaaaaaatctaCCTGGATAATTCAGATGATAATATGACCGACATATATTGTGATGTTTCTGAAGAATCTGGAGATAGTGATtacaattatttttatgagAGAGCTAATgaatttaattatttagaAGATGAAGAAATAATTGATGACAATGATGACGAAAGGAAAAATTTGCTGTTACaaggaaataataataataataataataataacatatcttataataataataataataatatatcttataataataataatatatcttataataataataatatatcttataataataatatatcttataataatgaatataatacaaaCCATACAgaagataaatataataaccaaatgtgttatataaaaaaaaattcttataaaaaaaaaagtcTATCTTcaatacataaaaataattatagtaATGATTTTAATCAAATCacatttgaaaaaaaaaattcaaatatatcatttgatgaagataaaaaaaaaaaaaaagaaaaaaaatttaaaaaatatttatgtcAATGTTGtaaacataaaattaatcataatgttttatttaatattaataatgtatGTTTATTACAAATGTTCTTTTCGaatttaacaaaaaaagaattattcTTTTGGGCAAGtctaaaatattatttagaACATTTTCTaggaaatataaaatcatACCCTTTTTATAAAGGATATTCAAACTTTGTGCAAACACCATTTATTGAAACTAACACAATAATCAATGTacaaaagaatatattacatcataatcatttatattttcttattactaaaaggaaaaaaaaatatatccttctacttaaaaaagaaaacaaaacTATCAAATGTTTATTTGAACATTCGTTAAATTCGTTACGCATATCgatcaaatatatattcacaccaaataattataaaaatgaaaaaaaaaacaataacaataacaataataataataataacaataataataataataataacaataataataataataataacaataataataacaataataataacaataataataacaatagTTATAACAATAGTTATAACAATAGTTATAACCATTTTTCTTCTATCCTTTCAAGgttaattaaaaaatataaaaaatttataaacaAATTCATTTTTAGCAACACCTGTGATGAACAACATAATCTACAATGTGATAATAGTTCTTATTATAAATCTATACATAATCATCTTAACCCtattgttttaaaaaataaatcagAAGAAAATTATGATTTCTCCATTTTAATACATAACGTACATATTGAAATATACggttatatatatatgcgtaactatatattcttcttaattataatgattgaaatatatttatttatttattttaatcaAATAggatatacatatacaaaTAACACAAATATATTCCTTGAACAACTTTtgaaaaatttatttacataa
- a CDS encoding endonuclease III-like protein, which produces MKLFPYLNKICLLNLYFLKMEKPSIYFMNNKIKKIQIQYEEREKNAHMKNFMLDEKKEDYDITYKLNIKNEQTSYPSNDDIKSHCQDKPDEEKVYKNINLTKKGNKKEHMNDSLLNKRKVKTEYVIKQKQMKRENDQTVLEEGMKHVHELKKRKNKNVKNDKKIIDEKHVDKKIIDEKHVDKKIIDETNVHKKIIDEKHVDKKIIDEKHVEFKRAHFLLTYNKLKEMRKDIIAPVDKYGCDKLSEKTNDMKVFRFQTLISCMLSSRTKDEVTAMVMDKLKKHGLTVHNILNTTEEQLKQLIYGIGFYNVKAKQILQICHILKNKYNSDIPHTYEELKKLPGIGEKIAQLILQTALNKHEGIAVDIHVHRIANRLNWVNSKNELDTQMKLKSYVQKELWSEINHVLVGFGQVICKGKKPLCEKCTLTNKCQYYQDTSTKQENKSNEYI; this is translated from the coding sequence atgAAGTTATTTCCCTATCTTAACAAAATATGCTTATTGAacttatattttctaaagATGGAAAAACcatcaatatattttatgaataataaaataaaaaaaatacaaatacaatatgaagaaagagaaaaaaatgctcatatgaaaaattttatgttagatgaaaaaaaagaagattatgatataacatataaacTTAATATCAAAAATGAACAAACTTCTTATCCTTCAAACGATGATATAAAATCACATTGCCAAGATAAACCAGATGAAGAAAAggtatataaaaatattaatttaacaaaaaaaggaaataaaaaagaacatATGAACGattcattattaaataaaagaaaagttAAAACAgaatatgtaataaaacaaaaacaaatgaAAAGAGAAAATGACCAAACAGTATTAGAAGAGGGTATGAAACATGTGCATGAGTtaaagaaaaggaaaaataagaatgttaaaaatgataaaaaaattatagaTGAAAAACATgtagataaaaaaattatagaTGAAAAACATgtagataaaaaaattatagaTGAAACAAAtgtacataaaaaaattatagaTGAAAAACATgtagataaaaaaattatagaTGAAAAACATGTCGAATTTAAAAGGGCACATTTTTTGttaacatataataaattaaaagaaatgaGAAAAGATATCATTGCTCCTGTAGATAAATATGGTTGTGATAAATTAAGTGAAAAAACAAACGACATGAAAGTATTCAGATTTCAAACATTAATTTCTTGTATGCTCTCATCAAGAACAAAAGATGAAGTGACTGCTATGGTAATGgacaaattaaaaaaacaCGGATTAACtgttcataatattttaaatacaACCGAAGAACAATTGAAACAATTAATTTATGGAATTGGATTTTATAATGTAAAAGCGAAACAAATTTTGCAAATCTGTcacattttaaaaaataaatataattcaGATATTCCACATACGTatgaagaattaaaaaaattaccAGGTATAGGAGAAAAAATTGCACAACTCATTTTACAAACAGCATTAAATAAACATGAAGGAATAGCAGTGGACATACATGTACACAGAATAGCTAACCGACTAAATTGGGTAAATTCTAAAAATGAACTAGATACACaaatgaaattaaaaagttATGTACAGAAGGAATTGTGGTCAGAAATAAATCACGTTTTGGTGGGCTTTGGTCAGGTTATTTGTAAGGGAAAAAAACCTTTGTGTGAAAAATGCACACTTACAAACAAATGTCAGTATTATCAAGATACCTCAACGAAACAGgaaaataaatcaaatgaatatatataa
- a CDS encoding hypothetical protein (conserved Plasmodium protein, unknown function), with amino-acid sequence MGKNNISKRIHQNNTFNMKVNKKHHIDNECIFNNCTPLSTPRSISYIMNSNECYDYKRNKIEYISSLKNCPKQYNNIFKNSDIICNILSFLSFSERWKFRLLNKSFYQAFHTKYAWANIDFRFFNVDLFNFIKKYNKLFLNTFSLSMSITGDQSVEMIMNFIFKHFNKLKDLRLYFRKKNANFIYEGVHPIVSNLLNCKYLKNNNNNNNNNNNSNRREMHKRKKKNSLYQKKQALTTTNNKNNKNNNSNNNNNNNNNNNNNNNNNDNHINCTHANHNNNYGNNYNGCNDANHNNNYGNNYNECNDANHNNNYGNNYNECNDANHNNNYGNNYNGCNDANEHCRQKENLQTSNFSPEIHIGEENSSNILRHAKKKNKNKQIDTSPTKKEKNIEHIHNTYNSYLDSVNHYNDIHNNLRDDNFNNIENSNTPTHSSSEKQCTPYSYEHIDCNFELNDLLLQNNHYQKYLEKKNKEKKNEIVEKYLHIIQSKKIWASKRLNISNNFEYLERLIIDVELKGEELLCFVGKFNNLKDIIISKLVYSNKLNRSQSIIIFTSFIEKMKRNNIRLIQLGLYFRMEHKPIDYLNNEKFRKILNERKEYVYDINKEEGDELIYILQKNHLNSLYCLWSNDLFISFEMYEQIKKFNNLKIWILPGWRALSLAKQ; translated from the exons atgggtaaaaataatatctCTAAAAGGATACatcaaaataatacattCAATATGAAAGTGAATAAAAAACATCACATAGACAACGAGtgtatttttaataattgCACTCCTCTTTCTACACCTAGAAgtatatcatatattatgaattCTAATGAATGTTATgattataaaagaaataaaattgaatatataagttctttaaaaaattgtccgaaacaatataataatatatttaaaaatagtgatattatttgtaatatattatcatttttatcattttcaGAAAGATGGAAATTTAgattattaaataaatctTTTTATCAAGCATTTCATACAAAATATGCATGGGCAAATATTGATTTCCGTTTCTTTAATGttgatttatttaattttattaaaaaatataataaactttttttaaatacatTCTCTTTATCTATGTCTATTACTGGAGATCAAAGTGTAGAAATGATCatgaattttatttttaaacattttaataaacTAAAAGATTTAAGATTATACttcagaaaaaaaaatgcaaactttatatatgaagGTGTACATCCTATAGTATcgaatttattaaattgtaaatatttgaagaataataataataataataataataataataatagtaataggAGAGAAATgcataaaagaaaaaaaaaaaattctctctatcaaaaaaaacaaGCCCTTACCACCACAAACAACAAAAACAACAAAAACAACAACAgcaacaacaacaacaataataataataataataataataataataataataatgataaccATATTAATTGTACTCATGctaatcataataataactacggaaataattataatggATGTAATGATGctaatcataataataactacggaaataattataatgaatgTAATGATGctaatcataataataactacggaaataattataatgaatgTAATGATGctaatcataataataactacggaaataattataatggATGTAATGATGCTAATGAACACTGTAGGCAGAAGGAAAACCTTCAAACGTCTAATTTTTCTCCTGAAATACATATAGGAGAAGAAAATTCATCAAACATATTAAGACatgcaaaaaaaaaaaataaaaataaacaaattgATACATCCCCcacaaaaaaagaaaaaaatatagaacACATACATAATACTTATAATTCGTACTTGGATAGTGTTAATCATTACAATgatattcataataatcTCCGGGATGATAACTTTAACAATATTGAGAATTCAAATACACCAACACATAGTTCCTCAGAAAAACAATGCACTCCATATTCTTATGAACATATTGATTGTAATTTCGAATTGAATGATCTtcttttacaaaataatcattatcaaaaatatttagaaaaaaaaaacaaagagaaaaaaaatgaaattgTAGAAAAGTATCTTCATATTATACAAAGCAAAAAAATCTGGGCATCAAAACGTTTGAATATATCCAAtaattttgaatatttaGAAAGACTTATTATTGATGTAGAATTAAAAGGAGAAGAACTTTTATGTTTTGTAGGCAAATTcaataatttaaaagatattatCATCAGCAAACTTGTATATtctaataaattaaatagATCCCAAAgtattatcatatttacttcttttatagaaaaaatgaaacGAAATAATATCAGACTTATACAACTAGGTTTATATTTTAGAATGGAACATAAACCTATCgattatttaaataatgaaaaattcagaaaaatattaaacgaaagaaaagaatatgTATACGATATTAATAAAGAGGAAGGGGATGAACTTATTTACATCTTACAAAAAAATCACTTAAATTCTTTGTATTGTCTATGGAGTAATGATTTGTTCATATCTTTTGAAATGTATGAACAGATCAAAAAGTTCAA caatttaaaaatatggataCTCCCAGGATGGCGTGCCTTATCACTAGCAAAACAGTAA
- a CDS encoding putative membrane protein (conserved Plasmodium membrane protein, unknown function), with product MNKTANLFKDETEKAIVHFIVYLIGIVLILCVYYNYIILKYYFYSLFWAFIISIPLHHVKVKLKEFFKKKIIKKKKNGKSVNGKRYQYIPNEKQETCNKYKNEKLIKNKGPDIIEDEHLLHCLNYKDGHTNIINKKKKDSYKKTKTYNCIKENKNEDKCQIFQKYTNNTQHEDDLILKNKASYICKKAFYNLVRNIRKELDIYLYIFFLIIKPIYKKEEKKDNFNNSFDSYENGNDSEIYFLILHRFIFFYILRGIFYKYKEFLLSISSCIFFLYVFYKIIKIIWFQYFYKIYRKYYEKYSFLFTFDLSFIYKRYLNDILTILIIILAIIIFSSISVFFIFNIYGESVYIINSLNNYLSVNFKNAAIIKNFKRFYKKGGKEDIENLYELVDLSKVPFLSNTMISSIYSHLKRAIDIYENIYLYNFTKNKNVSLKACCLSLLVKRFVIIKNNNLYNVKKFVLALNEQKKHILEKNHDFKNKKCMDKDENQKSVFFSLKKIIQYLSKNKFFSSNKSKDIVEDSNNNNNNNNDKNNQNNENKNNSVSQNIFKTVFENLVGQYGNVEKKQNGKSPERASHESEEEKKKKKKNINKQKDDLASSEKDKETNKKKDGIDKKIYSDNKNKDNDDEKKDLQDLKNMSKEKTSNNFMLNIYDPAKERNFKIKEFMSYVNNLFLSLKKIEDLGKLTKFLIFNNSYGLLKIMIFFVLIFFNFFMFTFDAIVQAVIFFTALYYLISSKKSVLNYLKDVLLVVDPSSIFFYNITNNLKAIIICTLKRIYFYTLYIWLIFSFFQFPIIYVPTLLCIILSLIPVISPEILILVIILHLWIIKKQKIISLILFIVNFFIYCYFSTSIYNEIPHTHAWLVSLSLFLSISTFGSKGLILGPLIGSIPLILHQVAIHKNKSVQSKKKKKEKGKKKLSKNDQLMKKYTHKQLQKKFNQFHNIIKYSEQKKYKKFKKKRNEKALLWKNKLDNLYKLIEINRSNIHMYQMDDKKNNSNNKADQILKRKISPFQQILYDDFMHKEDHKLALYIYRRNKEINNGKKTNHNLISKKIHKTTKAPKHKFHYNKRTKSLIYLYDKFQQNLDFLFSCITSNN from the exons atgaataaaaCAGCAAATTTGTTCAAAGATGAAACAGAAAAGGCGATTGTTCATTTTATTGTATACCTTATAG GTATTGTTCTTATACTTTGTGTTTATTACAactatataattttaaagtattatttttattctttgTTTTGGgcttttattatttccatTCCTTTACATCATGTAAAAgttaaattaaaagaatttttcaaaaagaaaattataaaaaagaaaaaaaatggaaaaagCGTGAATGGAAAAAGGTACCAGTATATTCCAAATGAAAAACAGGAGAcatgtaataaatataaaaatgaaaaattaataaaaaataaagggCCTGATATTATTGAAGATGAGCATTTATTACATTGCTTAAATTACAAAGATGGACATactaatattataaataaaaaaaaaaaagattcatataaaaaaacaaaaacatataattgtatcaaagaaaataagaatgaagataaatgtcaaatatttcaaaaatatacaaataatacaCAACATGAAGAtgatttaattttaaaaaataaagctagctatatttgtaaaaaggcattttataatcttgtaagaaatataagaaaagaattagatatttatttatatatattttttttaataataaaaccaatatataaaaaagaagaaaaaaaagataattttaataacaGCTTTGATAGTTATGAAAATGGTAATGATAgtgaaatatattttttaattttacatagatttatatttttttatattctaagaggtatcttttataaatataaagaattcttattatccatatcatcatgtattttctttttatatgtcttttataaaattatcaaaattatttgGTTCCAGtacttttataaaatatatagaaaatattatgaaaaatattctttCCTTTTTACTTTTGAtctttcttttatttataaaagatatctaaatgatatattaacCATATTGATTATCATACTAgctattattatcttttcttctatttcggttttttttatttttaatatatatggagaatctgtttatataataaattccCTGAACAATTACCTCTCGGTCAATTTCAAAAAC GCGGCGATTATTAAAAACTTCAAAAGGTTTTACAAAAAAGGAGGGAAGGAAGACATAGAAAATTTATACGAACTCGTTGATTTAAGCAAGGTACCTTTTTTGAGCAACACTATGATATCTTCCATATATAGCCATTTAAAAAGAGCAATAGatatttatgaaaatatatacttatacaacttcacaaaaaataaaaacgTATCATTAAAAGCTTGTTGCTTATCCTTACTTGTTAAAAGATTTGTCatcattaaaaataataatttgtaCAATGTTAAAAAATTCGTTCTAGCTTTAAACgaacaaaaaaaacatatacttgaaaaaaatcacgattttaaaaataaaaaatgtatgGATAAAGATGAAAATCAAAAAAGTGTTTTCTTCAgcttaaaaaaaattattcaatatctatcaaaaaataaattcttCTCCAGTAATAAATCAAAAGATATAGTTGAagatagtaataataataataataataataatgataaaaataatcaaaataatgaaaataaaaataatagtgTAAGccaaaatatttttaaaaccGTTTTTGAGAATTTAGTAGGACAGTATGGTAATGTGGAAAAGAAACAAAATGGAAAATCACCTGAACGAGCTAGCCATGAAAgtgaagaagaaaaaaaaaaaaaaaaaaaaaatataaataaacaaaagGATGATTTGGCTAGCTCAGAAAAGGACAAAGAAACgaataaaaagaaagatggtatagataaaaaaatatatagtgataataaaaataaagataatgatgatgaaaagAAAGATTTACaagatttaaaaaatatgagcaaagaaaaaacaagTAACAATTTTATgcttaatatatatgaccCAGCAAAAGAACGAAatttcaaaataaaagaatttatgagttatgtaaataatctatttttatcattaaaaaaaatagaagaTTTGGGTAAATtaacaaaatttttaatatttaataatagttatggtttattaaaaataatgattttttttgtgttaatattttttaatttctttatgTTTACATTTGATGCAATTGTCCAGGCAgtgattttttttacagcattatattatttaatatcaTCTAAAAAATCCgtattaaattatttaaaagatgTATTATTAGTAGTAGATCCATCaagtatttttttttacaatattacaaataatttaaaggcaattataatatgtacattgaaaagaatatatttttatacattatatatatggttaatattttctttttttcagttcccaattatatatgtaccaacattattatgtattattttatcGCTCATACCAGTCATTTCTCCAGAAATATTAATTcttgttattatattacatttatgGATAAtcaaaaaacaaaaaattatatcacttatactttttatagttaatttttttatttattgttatttCAGTACAAGtatttataatgaaataCCACACACACATGCATGGTTGGTTTCGTTATCTTTATTCTTGTCTATTAGTACCTTTGGATCTAAGGGATTAATATTAGGTCCCTTGATTGGATCCATTCCTTTAATATTACATCAAGTTGctattcataaaaataaatctGTACAatccaaaaaaaagaaaaaggaaaaagggaaaaaaaaattaagcAAAAATGATcaattaatgaaaaaatatactcACAAACAactacaaaaaaaattcaaccaatttcataatatcattaaatattctgaacaaaaaaaatataaaaaatttaaaaagaaaagaaatgaaaaagcACTCTTATGGAAAAATAAACTTGATAacttatataaattaatagaAATCAATAGAAGtaatattcatatgtatCAAATGGAcgataaaaaaaacaattctaataataaagctgatcaaattttaaaaagaaaaatatcTCCATTCCAACAAATCCTTTATGATGATTTTATGCATAAAGAAGATCATAAATTAGCTCTCTACATTTATAGAAGAAACAAAGAAATTAATAACggaaaaaaaacaaatcaCAATTTAAtctcaaaaaaaatacataaaacAACAAAAGCACCCAAACATAAATTCCactataataaaagaacaaaaagtttaatatatctatatgATAAATTTCAACAAAATCTTGATTTCCTTTTCTCTTGTATAACAAGCAATAATTAA